The following proteins are co-located in the Manihot esculenta cultivar AM560-2 chromosome 9, M.esculenta_v8, whole genome shotgun sequence genome:
- the LOC110622604 gene encoding probable methyltransferase PMT7, which yields MGGYALGSAFDLKSGQMIMVALLLMVGSFYLGTLFGNNAPVYVSQFSSNSSSSSSPDMFTFSNKIALTYRKTPLLIPETGMNICPLKFNEYIPCHDVLYVKSLLPSLDLSRREELERHCPPPEKRLFCLVPPPEDYKLPIKWPTSRDYVWRSNVNHTRLAEVKGGQNWVHEMDLLWWFPGGGTHFKHGAPEYIQRLGNMTTNETGDLGSAGVVQVLDVGCGVASFSAYLLPLDIQTMSFAPKDGHENQIQFALERGIGAMISAIATKQLPYPSSSFEMVHCSRCRVDWHENDGILLKEINRVLRYNGYFVYSSPPAYRKDKDYPMIWEKLVNLTSAMCWKLIARKVQTAIWVKQENDSCLMHNAEMKLINICDTVDDIKSLWNIPLRNCITRRGAQTNAQNLPPRPGRLSVYSESLIKIGISEEEFVSDAIFWKNQVKSYWKLIDVSETDIRNIMDMNAYLGGFAVALNTLPVWVMNTVPVGMNNTLSAIYDRGLLGAYHDWCEPFSTYPRTYDLLHANHLFSHYRHHLEGCLLEDVMLEMDRIIRPQGFIIIRDDEAVTSRIRDLAPKFLWEVKSHSLENKEQKLETVLICKKKFWTII from the exons atgGGAGGGTATGCTTTGGGGTCGGCTTTTGATTTGAAATCAGGGCAGATGATAATGGTGGCTTTATTATTAATGGTGGGTTCTTTCTACTTGGGCACTCTATTTGGCAACAATGCTCCCGTTTATGTCTCTCAATTCTCCTCtaattcctcttcctcttcatcTCCTG ATATGTTCACATTTAGCAACAAAATTGCTCTTACTTATCGCAAAACACCACTGCTGATACCTGAAACTGGGATGAATATATGCCCCCTGAAGTTTAATGAGTACATCCCTTGCCATGATGTTCTCTATGTGAAAAGTTTACTCCCAAGCTTAGATCTTTCTAGAAGAGAAGAGCTAGAGAGGCATTGTCCTCCACCTGAAAAGCGTCTATTTTGTTTGGTGCCACCCCCAGAAGATTATAAATTGCCAATAAAATGGCCAACCAGCAGGGATTATGTTTGGCGAAGCAATGTGAATCATACACGTCTTGCTGAAGTCAAAGGTGGGCAAAATTGGGTGCATGAAATGGATCTATTATGGTGGTTCCCTGGTGGCGGTACTCATTTTAAGCATGGGGCACCTGAGTACATTCAGAG GTTAGGAAATATGACGACTAATGAAACTGGTGATCTAGGGTCAGCTGGGGTTGTTCAAGTTCTGGATGTTGGCTGTGGGGTTGCTAGCTTCTCGGCTTATCTCCTTCCGTTGGATATACAGACAATGTCTTTTGCTCCCAAAGATGGTCATGAAAATCAGATTCAGTTTGCTTTAGAACGAGGAATTGGTGCTATGATCTCTGCTATTGCCACAAAGCAACTACCATATCCCTCTAGCTCTTTTGAGATGGTTCACTGTTCCAGGTGTCGTGTTGATTGGCATGAGAATG ATGGTATTTTACTGAAAGAAATTAATCGTGTCCTGCGATATAATGGATATTTTGTCTATTCATCTCCTCCTGCTTACAGAAAGGATAAAGATTATCCAATGATTTGGGAGAAGTTGGTCAACCTGACTTCAGCAATGTGCTGGAAACTCATTGCTCGAAAAGTTCAGACAGCAATCTGGGTTAAACAAGAAAATGATTCATGCCTAATGCACAATGCAGAAATGAAGCTCATAAATATATGTGATACTGTGGATGATATTAAATCATTATGGAATATACCTCTGAGGAACTGTATAACAAGAAGAGGTGCACAAACAAATGCTCAGAATCTCCCTCCAAGGCCTGGGCGTCTCTCTGTTTATTCAGAGAGTCTCATCAAAATAG GTATTAGTGAAGAAGAGTTTGTTTCGGATGCCATATTCTGGAAAAATCAAGTCAAAAGTTACTGGAAGTTGATTGATGTCAGTGAGACTGATATACGAAACATCATGGACATGAATGCTTATCTTGGTGGATTTGCTGTGGCTTTGAACACATTGCCTGTTTGGGTGATGAATACAGTTCCTGTGGGCATGAATAATACATTGTCCGCTATTTATGACAGGGGCCTCTTAGGTGCTTATCATGATTG GTGTGAACCATTCTCGACGTATCCTCGCACATATGATCTGTTGCATGCCAATCATCTCTTCAGTCATTATAGACACCATCTAGAAGGTTGCTTACTAGAAGATGTCATGCTGGAGATGGACCGTATTATAAGACCGCag GGATTCATTATCATTAGAGATGATGAAGCAGTTACCTCAAGAATCCGTGATTTGGCTCCAAAATTTCTATGGGAAGTCAAATcacactctctggaaaacaaagAACAGAAACTTGAAACTGTGCTAATTTGTAAAAAGAAGTTTTGGACAATCATCTAA
- the LOC110623789 gene encoding replication factor C subunit 3: MPSPAIPRSTSEILISSSSSSKIRLPSSTRSTSSSSRSNKSSYWLAWSNVNKLGNFITIGRKSSELSHSDLTEESLEAHNRRQEAFILQNQRVDYKNAKCSPYYKGLTDYSLDINREKHHLNQSSSPGRESHATTFVSNSSSISSFVLVKIQEWTACFSSLKYSSTKDKQNHVPAPAPAAALASAPAPPVPVPVPEHPVESTPLETDKIVSSVIQEEKPLRERVLPSEPEPPSSSPPPPPPPPPPPPSPPSIKAEAPAKVDEKNDTAIDMLDGRKQFTWADKYRPKALKDFICNQATATRVQGLIKGEECNHFIFEGPTGVGKRTMISAMLREAYGPDRVKTREESKAFYLKGESVGSIEVKIKVSSQHVEVNLSDLKGYEKHVIVDLIKETSNGMSKKGLQSKTDSCRAIILYNADKLSADAVLYIKWLLERNKGSSMFFFCCSDVSKLQPVKELCTFVQLHLPSNEEIVEVLEFIAEQEGIDLPREFAETIAINSKNNLRQAIRSLEASWERSYPFTEDQKFLTGWEDDIANIAKDMVQEQSPKQLYIIRGKLQNLIEHDVSPSFIFKALVEELKGNLDTFCQLQLDNLYKDYILREKLSLEDGKRPHDSAKHKFQKYMNIEEFIAKFMSLYKLHITTSKSMEHDSEA; this comes from the exons ATGCCGAGTCCAGCAATCCCTCGTTCAACTTCTGAGATTTTAATCTCCTCTTCCTCTTCATCCAAGATTCGCCTTCCATCTTCCACTCGCTCTACTAGCTCATCTTCTCGATCTAACAAGTCCTCCTACTGGCTTGCTTGGAGCAACGTTAACAAGCTTGGAAACTTCATCACCATTGGAAGAAAGAGCAGTGAGTTATCTCATTCTGATTTGACAGAGGAAAGCCTTGAAGCTCATAATAGAAGACAAGAAGCTTTCATATTACAGAATCAAAGGGTTGATTATAAGAACGCTAAGTGCAGCCCTTATTATAAAGGACTTACTGATTATTCACTTGATATAAACCGTGAGAAGCATCATTTGAATCAGTCTTCTAGCCCTGGACGTGAAAGCCATGCTACTACTTTTGTTTCCAATTCAAGTTCTATTTCCTCTTTCGTTCTTGTTAAGATTCAAGAATGGACTGCTTGCTTCTCTTCCCTCAAGTATTCTTCTACTAAGGACAAGCAAAATCATGTTCCTGCTCCGGCTCCGGCTGCTGCTCTGGCTTCAGCTCCTGCTCCTCCTGTTCCTGTTCCTGTGCCTGAACATCCAGTAGAAAGTACGCCCTTGGAGACTGATAAAATTGTTTCATCGGTTATTCAAGAGGAGAAGCCATTGAGGGAGAGAGTATTGCCATCAGAACCTGAACCACCATCAtcatcaccaccaccaccaccaccaccaccaccaccaccaccgtcACCACCATCCATAAAGGCTGAGGCGCCTGCAAAAGTTGATGAGAAAAATGATACAGCCATTGACATGTTGGATGGGAGGAAGCAGTTTACTTGGGCAGACAAGTATCGTCCCAAAGCTTTGAAAGATTTTATCTGCAATCAAGCTACTGCCACTAGGGTGCAGGGTCTG ATAAAAGGCGAAGAGTGTAATCACTTCATATTCGAGGGACCTACTGGTGTGGGAAAAAGAACCATGATCTCGGCTATGCTTCGAGAAGCATATGGGCCCGACAGAGTGAag ACTAGGGAAGAGTCCAAAGCATTTTACTTGAAG GGAGAATCAGTTGGGAGTATAGAAGTAAAAATTAAGGTATCTTCTCAACATGTAGAAGTCAATCTCTCTGATCTGAAAGGCTATGAGAAACATGTCATCGTGGACCTTATCAAAGAAACCAGTAATGGGATGTCGAAGAAAGGTTTGCAGTCGAAAACTGACAGTTGCCGAG CAATCATTTTATACAATGCAGACAAGCTATCTGCAGATGCTGTCCTGTACATTAAGTGGCTATTGGAAAGAAATAAAGGGTCCAGTATGTTTTTCTTCTGCTGCTCTGATGTCTCAAAGCTTCAGCCGGTCAAGGAACTCTGCACATTTGTTCAGCTTCACCTGCCTTCAAACGAAGAG ATTGTTGAAGTTTTAGAATTTATAGCAGAACAAGAAGGCATAGATTTGCCACGGGAATTCGCTGAAACTATAGCTATAAACTCTAAGAATAATCTGCGTCAAGCCATTCGATCTTTAGAGGCCTCCTGGGAGAGAAG TTATCCATTTACAGAAGATCAAAAATTCTTGACCGGGTGGGAAGATGATATTGCAAATATTGCCAAGGACATGGTCCAAGAACAAAGTCCCAAACA GCTATATATCATACGTGGGAAGCTTCAAAACCTAATAGAGCATGATGTATCACCTTCCTTTATTTTCAAA GCTCTGGTTGAAGAACTGAAAGGCAATTTGGATACTTTCTGCCAACTGCAACTTGACAACTTGTACAAGGATTACattttaagagaaaaactcTCGTTAGAAGATGGTAAAAGGCCTCATGATTCTGCCAAACACAAATTTCAGAAATACATGAACATTGAAG AGTTCATAGCAAAATTTATGAGCTTGTACAAGTTACACATCACCACTTCCAAAAGCATGGAACATGATAGTGAAGCATGA